A stretch of DNA from Polycladomyces subterraneus:
TCCGGCCACAGACGCGATGTTAATGATCTTGCCGCCTCCCTGGTCGCGCATGTGGCGGCCGACAGCCTGAGACATCAGGAATGTACCTGTCAGGTTGGTTTGGATCACCTTTTGCCACGCTTCATAAGGCATGTCAAAAGCCGGCGCTCCCCAAGAGGCACCGGAATTGTTGACCAGGATATCGATGCGGCCGAACCGTTCAATGGTCTTGGCCACAACTTCGTTCACCGAGTCAGGATGAGTGACATCCAAGGGAAGCGCAAAAGCCTCTCCACCCTGTGCTTCCAGTTCAGCTTTCACTTGTTCACAGTTCTCCACCCTTCGGGAACAGAGCACCACTTTTGCACCAGCTTCCACATAGGCTTGAGCAATCTGCTGCCCTAATCCTCTTCCTCCTCCTGTAACGATGGCGACTTTTCCGTCCAAGCGAAATAAGTTGAGTACGGTCAACTGTATCACCTCATCCAAGTTGGTTAGCAAAACTCGTTGATGTCACTTCTCCGGTCCCGCTCGACAAGAACTGAAGCAGGCAATGACCTTGGCCATCGCCTGCGTTTTTCT
This window harbors:
- a CDS encoding SDR family oxidoreductase; the encoded protein is MTVLNLFRLDGKVAIVTGGGRGLGQQIAQAYVEAGAKVVLCSRRVENCEQVKAELEAQGGEAFALPLDVTHPDSVNEVVAKTIERFGRIDILVNNSGASWGAPAFDMPYEAWQKVIQTNLTGTFLMSQAVGRHMRDQGGGKIINIASVAGLRGSDPEGLDAVGYNASKGGVITLTKDLAVKWARYNIYVNAIAPGFFPTKMTKVVLERGYDRIIAATPLQRVGGERDLQGAALYFASAASDFVTGQILAVDGGSTAK